From Bdellovibrio sp. KM01:
CATCGGGAAAAAACATAGAGCTGTATAAAAAATCACACAGCTTGAGTGACTTTTCAGAACGCCCCATTCTCTTTGTGGGCGGCGTCCATGGCGACGAACCCGAGGGAGTTCGCCTGGCTCAGGATCTATTGCAATGGCTTCAGGAAAACGAGAAAACGCAAAGCGCGAAAATACGTCCTTGGATTCTTATTCCCAATATCAATCCCGACGGCTCCTCTCAAAATCAAAGAACCAACGGCAGCGGCGTCGACCTGAATCGCAACTTTCCCAGCAGCGATTGGAGCCCTGACGCTAAAGCTCCCAGATACTATCCCGGCCCTTCGCCCGGGAGTGAGCCCGAAGTTCAAGCTTTGGTAAAACTCATTGAGGACGAAAAGCCACATCTCATAGTACACTTCCATTCATGGGAGCCTTGCGTTGTCTATACCGGTGAACCGGGCAAAAAGGCCGCCGAGATTTTGGCAACTGGCACCGGATATGAGCATCGTGAGGATATTGGCTACCCAACTCCCGGAAGCTTGGGTCAGTACGGTTGGATCGATAAAAAAACGCCCGTTGTCTGCATCGAGGAACTGAGCGGAGAAGATCTCAACAAAGTATGGCCTCACTTTAGAACTGGATTGGAAATGCTCCTTACAGGAAAAGGCGTTTAGATGACCATGATCAAGTCCATCGCATTCGATTTGGATGACACCTTGGTAGACACTTCGGGTCTGCTGGTGCCTATGGCTTCTCAGCGCGCATGCGAGGCGATGATCGCCGCTGGCGTTTGTATTTCCCTCGAAGAATGTATGCGCATTCGCGAGGAATTGGCGGCCAACCTTTCCCACACAGAAATTTTCACCAAGATCGCGAATCAGTACGGAACCAATACGCCCGGCAAAGCTGTACATGATGCTTTGGAGATGTTTTATAATCCCGAAGTTCCCCCGGTTCTGCCTTTGTTGGCAGGTGCGACTGAAAATCTT
This genomic window contains:
- a CDS encoding DUF2817 domain-containing protein; this encodes MQHQIFHQSSWAKSASGKNIELYKKSHSLSDFSERPILFVGGVHGDEPEGVRLAQDLLQWLQENEKTQSAKIRPWILIPNINPDGSSQNQRTNGSGVDLNRNFPSSDWSPDAKAPRYYPGPSPGSEPEVQALVKLIEDEKPHLIVHFHSWEPCVVYTGEPGKKAAEILATGTGYEHREDIGYPTPGSLGQYGWIDKKTPVVCIEELSGEDLNKVWPHFRTGLEMLLTGKGV